One genomic segment of Pseudomonadota bacterium includes these proteins:
- the icd gene encoding NADP-dependent isocitrate dehydrogenase, which translates to MATTPTSPKVTPPVGGAKISIKNGQLTVPDQPIIPFIIGDGTGPDIWHASVRVMDAAVAKAYGGKKKIQWLEIYAGEKSFKAFNNWLPDETVEACREYLVSIKGPLTTPIGGGIRSLNVALRQMLDLYVCLRPVRWFKGVPSPVKAPEKVDMVIFRENTEDIYAGIEFEHGTEDAKKFKALFKEAFPKAYAKIRFPDTSGIGFKPVSQEGTERLFRAALLYAIENKRRNVTIVHKGNIQKFTEGAFRNWAYALAEKEFGEQFYTWEQWGRTKAASGEKAANDEQAAALKSGKILVKDAIADIALQQVLTRPDEFDVIATTNLNGDYLSDALAAQVGGIGIAPGANINYITGHAVFEATHGTAPKYADQDKVNPGSVILSGEMMLRYLGWTEAADAIISAMDKTIAQKTVTYDFARLMEGAKEVKCSEFGDALIRNM; encoded by the coding sequence ATGGCTACCACGCCCACGAGTCCTAAAGTCACGCCGCCAGTCGGCGGAGCAAAGATCTCCATCAAGAACGGCCAGCTGACGGTACCGGATCAGCCGATCATCCCGTTCATCATCGGCGACGGCACCGGGCCGGACATCTGGCATGCCAGCGTCCGTGTCATGGACGCCGCGGTCGCCAAGGCCTACGGCGGCAAGAAGAAAATCCAGTGGCTCGAGATCTACGCGGGCGAGAAGTCGTTCAAGGCCTTCAACAACTGGCTGCCCGACGAAACCGTCGAGGCCTGCCGCGAATATCTCGTGTCCATCAAAGGTCCGCTGACCACGCCGATCGGTGGTGGCATCCGTTCGTTGAACGTCGCGCTGCGGCAGATGTTGGATCTGTACGTCTGCCTGCGGCCGGTGCGCTGGTTCAAGGGCGTGCCCTCGCCCGTCAAGGCGCCCGAGAAGGTCGACATGGTGATCTTCCGCGAGAACACGGAAGACATTTACGCCGGCATCGAATTCGAACACGGCACCGAAGACGCGAAGAAGTTCAAAGCGCTATTCAAGGAAGCGTTCCCCAAGGCGTACGCCAAGATCCGCTTCCCGGATACCTCGGGCATCGGGTTCAAGCCCGTGTCGCAGGAAGGCACCGAGCGGCTGTTCAGGGCCGCGCTGCTGTACGCGATCGAGAACAAGCGCCGCAACGTCACCATCGTCCACAAGGGCAACATCCAGAAATTCACCGAGGGTGCGTTCCGCAACTGGGCGTATGCGCTGGCGGAGAAGGAATTCGGCGAGCAGTTCTACACCTGGGAACAGTGGGGCCGCACCAAGGCCGCGTCGGGCGAGAAGGCCGCGAACGATGAGCAGGCGGCGGCGCTCAAGAGCGGCAAGATTCTCGTGAAGGACGCGATCGCGGACATCGCGCTGCAGCAGGTGCTGACGCGTCCGGATGAGTTCGACGTCATCGCCACCACGAATCTGAACGGCGACTATCTATCGGATGCGCTGGCGGCGCAGGTGGGCGGCATCGGCATCGCCCCGGGCGCGAACATCAACTACATCACCGGCCACGCGGTGTTCGAAGCCACGCACGGTACGGCGCCGAAGTACGCCGACCAGGACAAGGTGAATCCGGGTTCGGTCATCCTGTCCGGCGAGATGATGCTGCGGTACCTGGGCTGGACGGAAGCCGCCGACGCGATCATCTCGGCGATGGACAAGACCATCGCGCAAAAGACGGTGACCTACGATTTCGCGCGACTGATGGAAGGCGCCAAAGAAGTGAAGTGCTCGGAATTCGGCGATGCGCTGATCCGGAACATGTAG
- the aguA gene encoding agmatine deiminase, with product MAKTIDSTPAADGFSMPAEWAPHAGCWMLWPERPDNWRAGAQPAQRAFGEVAAAIARFEPVSVGVSAAHYEFARAQLAPHIRVVEISHDDSWMRDVGPTFVTNRKGVRRGVDWRFNAWGGLRGGLYFPWDQDDAVARKVLEIEECDRYRAPLINEGGAIHVDGQGTALVTEQCLLNPNRNPELSREQVEDHLKSYLGVQAVVWLGDGVVEDETGGHIDNMACFVKPGVVALHWTDDERDPQHVVSLDALERLKAARDARGRRFRVIKLPMPGPLELTAAEAAGVLARENTQTRTAGARLAGSYVNFYIANKGIVMPLLDPKTDRSAAAKLRRAFPGRQVVGVAAREILLGGGNIHCITQQVPAGRPLHDD from the coding sequence ATGGCCAAAACGATCGACAGTACCCCGGCCGCTGACGGCTTCTCCATGCCCGCCGAATGGGCGCCACACGCCGGCTGCTGGATGCTCTGGCCCGAGCGGCCTGACAACTGGCGCGCGGGCGCTCAGCCCGCGCAGCGCGCGTTTGGCGAAGTCGCAGCGGCCATCGCACGCTTCGAACCGGTCAGCGTCGGTGTGTCGGCTGCGCACTACGAATTCGCGCGGGCCCAGCTCGCGCCGCACATCCGCGTGGTGGAGATTTCGCACGACGATTCGTGGATGCGCGACGTCGGGCCCACGTTCGTCACCAACAGGAAAGGCGTGCGCCGCGGAGTGGACTGGCGCTTCAACGCCTGGGGCGGCCTGCGAGGCGGCCTGTATTTTCCCTGGGACCAGGACGACGCGGTGGCCCGCAAGGTGCTCGAGATCGAGGAATGTGACCGCTACCGCGCGCCGCTGATCAACGAGGGCGGGGCCATCCACGTCGACGGGCAAGGCACCGCGCTGGTCACCGAACAATGTCTGCTGAATCCGAATCGCAACCCGGAGCTGTCCCGCGAACAGGTCGAGGACCATCTGAAGTCTTACCTTGGAGTGCAGGCGGTCGTCTGGCTGGGCGACGGCGTGGTCGAAGACGAAACGGGCGGACACATCGACAACATGGCCTGCTTCGTGAAGCCGGGCGTCGTCGCGCTGCACTGGACCGACGACGAACGCGACCCTCAGCACGTGGTTTCCCTGGATGCGCTCGAGCGGCTCAAGGCGGCGCGTGACGCGCGCGGGCGCCGATTCCGCGTGATCAAGCTGCCGATGCCCGGTCCGCTCGAACTGACGGCGGCGGAGGCAGCCGGCGTGCTCGCGCGCGAGAACACGCAGACGCGGACCGCCGGAGCGCGGCTGGCCGGTTCGTACGTCAATTTCTACATCGCGAACAAGGGCATCGTGATGCCGCTGCTCGACCCGAAAACCGACCGGTCCGCGGCCGCGAAACTGCGACGGGCATTTCCGGGCCGGCAGGTCGTCGGCGTGGCGGCGCGCGAGATCCTGTTAGGCGGCGGAAACATCCACTGCATCACCCAGCAGGTTCCCGCCGGCAGGCCACTGCATGACGATTGA
- a CDS encoding PPK2 family polyphosphate kinase: MAERAIPRRDLPDRLRVRPGSRPKLSDGEADRCFGWDKDKAIAATAENLTRLEELQYKMYADQRFAMLVALQAIDGGGKDSTIRRVFGAFNPQGCTVTAFKGPTSDELRHDYLWRIHRHAPPRGEIAVFNRSHYEDVLIVRVNDLVPEDVWSRRYEQINEFERLLDACGTRVVKIFLQISKEEQRVRFAERLSDRRKNWKFDTGDLEKRHQWAAYTRAFESMFARCSTDHAPWYVVPANRKWFRDFAVSQLLIYEFEQLPLRFPAPNFDPKTIKLV, translated from the coding sequence GTGGCCGAACGAGCGATTCCAAGACGCGATCTTCCCGACCGGCTGCGCGTGCGGCCAGGCTCGCGGCCGAAGCTTTCCGATGGAGAAGCCGATCGTTGCTTCGGCTGGGACAAGGACAAGGCGATCGCGGCGACCGCCGAGAACCTGACGCGTCTCGAAGAACTGCAATACAAGATGTACGCCGACCAGCGCTTCGCGATGTTGGTGGCGCTGCAGGCCATCGACGGCGGCGGCAAGGACAGCACCATCCGGCGTGTGTTTGGCGCGTTCAACCCCCAAGGGTGCACGGTCACCGCGTTCAAGGGCCCGACTTCCGACGAGCTGCGTCACGACTACCTGTGGCGCATCCATCGTCATGCACCGCCGCGGGGCGAGATCGCGGTGTTCAATCGCTCGCATTACGAAGACGTGCTCATCGTGCGCGTCAACGACCTGGTGCCGGAGGACGTCTGGAGCCGGCGCTACGAGCAGATCAACGAATTCGAGCGCCTGCTGGATGCCTGCGGCACCCGCGTTGTAAAAATTTTCCTGCAGATCAGCAAGGAAGAGCAGCGCGTGCGTTTCGCCGAGCGCCTGTCCGACAGGCGCAAGAACTGGAAATTCGATACCGGCGATCTGGAGAAGCGGCACCAGTGGGCGGCCTACACGCGGGCGTTCGAGTCGATGTTTGCGCGCTGCTCCACCGATCACGCGCCATGGTACGTAGTGCCCGCAAATCGCAAATGGTTCAGGGATTTCGCGGTATCACAGCTGCTTATCTACGAATTCGAGCAGCTGCCGCTGCGGTTTCCGGCTCCTAACTTCGATCCGAAGACTATCAAGCTGGTGTGA
- a CDS encoding tetratricopeptide repeat protein, which translates to MVFAIYIISGLCSLGMIVHCIKTGRSSIWVYALVMLMSMPFVGAAVYAGVEILPELLRTRTSQRAMRGIRKTLNPEGDLRKAENAVQVSGTVAARQAHADELVRLGRAAEAVAIYKTCLTGIFADDPKLLLGYATAQFEAGDATAARATLDELIQKNPQFKSPDGHLLYARALEAEGNQEKALEEFAALSEYYPGAEAGVRYAKLLKSAGQRPLAQQTLKALLDRAKYAPAHYRKAQREWLDEAHRELQG; encoded by the coding sequence ATGGTATTCGCGATCTACATCATCTCCGGCCTGTGCTCGTTGGGGATGATCGTCCACTGCATCAAGACGGGCCGCAGCAGCATCTGGGTGTATGCCCTGGTGATGCTGATGTCGATGCCATTCGTCGGGGCGGCGGTGTACGCGGGCGTCGAAATACTTCCCGAGCTGCTGCGCACGCGCACCAGTCAGCGCGCCATGCGCGGCATCCGCAAGACGCTCAACCCCGAAGGCGACTTGCGTAAAGCCGAGAATGCCGTCCAGGTCAGCGGAACGGTGGCCGCGCGCCAGGCGCATGCCGACGAACTGGTGCGGCTCGGGCGCGCCGCGGAAGCCGTGGCTATCTATAAGACTTGTCTGACAGGAATTTTCGCCGACGATCCCAAGCTGCTGCTGGGATACGCCACCGCGCAGTTCGAGGCCGGCGACGCGACGGCCGCACGCGCCACGCTCGACGAACTGATCCAGAAGAATCCGCAGTTCAAATCGCCCGACGGGCACCTGCTGTACGCACGTGCGCTCGAAGCGGAAGGGAACCAGGAGAAGGCCTTGGAGGAATTCGCGGCGCTGTCCGAGTATTACCCGGGCGCCGAGGCCGGCGTGCGTTACGCGAAATTGTTGAAGAGTGCCGGGCAGCGGCCGCTGGCCCAACAGACGCTAAAAGCGCTGCTGGACCGGGCCAAATACGCTCCGGCGCATTACCGGAAGGCCCAGCGAGAGTGGCTGGACGAGGCGCATCGCGAACTGCAGGGCTGA
- a CDS encoding TonB-dependent receptor, with protein MRTLFILLALLPLTTLAATNPSTSEDKEVEGVVDKFGQPHAYETIVVTANREAREAAKTPASISRIGADDIADLSAKHQDEILNRIAGVYVQHGSGQESLGAIRSPVLAGAGACGAFLIAEDSLPIRPTGFCNLNEMFELNYEQAAAVEVLRGPGSALYGASAVHGIVNVLTPGIEDIAAFASGVELGANSFKRVRLALSTDMSDDVGFGMYGTATRAPGWRDASGVDEAKLNLASDVNGFAGGKLRIRAAGTVLNQETAGFIQGFNSYRDAAIARSNPNPEAFRDASSVRVSARYSQDLCEAGEHTPCFELAGIYRRSRMDFLQHFLVGKPFEHNAQTSYMVSGSYALPLTDRLRARFAFDAETAQSELTEFQPGPATDGAPAANAIRPAGFHYNYTVDSSTLGASASLEYHLLDNLTASAALRADRTNYDYDNRMIGGNTRDDGTSCGTTGCLYARPDDRSDAFDNLAPRITLSWQMNIQNLLYASASSGFRPPEMTEVYRLQRQQTLADLDSEQLDAAELGWKFLGRNLAVTAALYDMKKQHVILRDSNGFNVSNGSTSHRGFEYEAHWKANEWLQLYAAGTYARHEYTFSRSIEGGETIVDGNDVDTAPRHMHNAGIEASIGQQWRVALDGTYVGGYFLDAANTATYPGHKVANARFIWNTDWTSWGETRMTLRIDNLFDKAYADRADFAFGNYRYFPAQGRAVFVSLDYISR; from the coding sequence ATGCGTACCCTCTTCATCCTGCTGGCATTGTTGCCGCTCACCACCCTCGCTGCGACCAATCCGTCCACCTCGGAAGACAAAGAAGTCGAAGGGGTGGTCGACAAGTTCGGCCAGCCGCACGCGTACGAAACCATCGTCGTCACCGCGAATCGGGAAGCGCGCGAGGCGGCGAAAACGCCCGCCAGCATCTCGCGCATCGGCGCCGACGACATCGCGGACCTGTCGGCCAAACATCAGGACGAGATCCTCAATCGCATCGCGGGCGTGTACGTCCAGCACGGCAGCGGCCAGGAAAGCCTCGGCGCGATCCGCTCGCCGGTGCTGGCCGGCGCGGGCGCATGCGGCGCGTTTCTGATCGCCGAAGACAGCCTGCCCATCCGCCCCACCGGCTTCTGCAATCTCAACGAGATGTTCGAGCTCAACTACGAGCAGGCGGCGGCAGTCGAAGTGCTGCGCGGACCGGGTTCGGCGCTGTATGGAGCGAGCGCGGTCCATGGCATCGTGAATGTGCTCACGCCCGGCATCGAAGACATCGCCGCGTTTGCCAGTGGCGTGGAGCTCGGCGCAAATTCCTTCAAACGCGTGCGGCTCGCGCTCAGCACCGACATGTCGGACGACGTCGGCTTCGGAATGTACGGCACCGCGACGCGCGCGCCGGGCTGGCGCGATGCCTCGGGTGTCGACGAGGCCAAGCTCAATCTCGCCAGCGACGTGAACGGATTCGCCGGCGGCAAACTACGCATTCGCGCCGCCGGCACCGTCCTCAACCAGGAGACGGCGGGATTCATCCAGGGATTCAACAGTTATCGCGACGCGGCGATCGCGCGCAGCAACCCGAATCCGGAAGCGTTTCGCGACGCCTCGAGCGTACGCGTTTCAGCGCGTTACTCGCAGGACCTGTGCGAGGCCGGTGAACATACGCCCTGCTTCGAGCTGGCCGGCATCTACCGGCGCTCGCGCATGGATTTCCTGCAGCACTTCCTGGTCGGCAAGCCATTCGAACACAACGCACAGACCAGCTACATGGTCAGCGGATCGTATGCGCTGCCGCTCACCGACAGACTGCGCGCGCGTTTTGCGTTCGACGCCGAGACCGCGCAGTCGGAACTCACCGAATTCCAGCCCGGCCCCGCGACCGATGGCGCGCCTGCGGCCAACGCGATCCGTCCGGCCGGCTTCCACTACAACTACACGGTCGATTCATCCACGCTCGGCGCTTCCGCCAGCCTCGAATATCACCTGCTCGACAATCTCACCGCCTCGGCGGCGCTGCGTGCCGATCGCACTAACTACGACTACGACAACCGCATGATCGGCGGCAACACGCGCGACGACGGCACTTCCTGCGGCACGACCGGCTGCCTGTACGCGCGGCCGGACGACCGCAGCGATGCGTTCGACAACCTGGCGCCGCGTATCACGCTGTCGTGGCAGATGAATATCCAGAACCTCCTCTATGCGAGCGCGTCGAGCGGCTTCCGGCCGCCCGAGATGACCGAGGTCTACCGGCTGCAGCGGCAGCAAACCCTGGCGGATCTCGACAGTGAGCAGCTCGATGCCGCCGAGCTCGGCTGGAAATTCCTCGGCCGCAACCTGGCGGTGACGGCCGCGCTCTACGACATGAAGAAGCAGCACGTGATCCTGCGCGATTCGAACGGCTTCAACGTGAGCAACGGCTCGACCAGCCATCGCGGCTTCGAATACGAGGCGCACTGGAAGGCTAATGAATGGCTGCAGCTGTACGCCGCCGGCACGTACGCGCGCCACGAATACACGTTCTCGCGCTCCATCGAGGGCGGCGAAACCATCGTCGACGGCAACGATGTCGATACCGCGCCGCGCCACATGCACAACGCCGGCATCGAGGCGAGCATCGGGCAACAGTGGCGCGTCGCGCTCGATGGCACGTACGTCGGTGGCTACTTCCTGGACGCGGCGAACACGGCTACCTACCCGGGCCACAAGGTGGCCAATGCCCGTTTCATCTGGAATACGGACTGGACTTCCTGGGGCGAGACCCGGATGACGCTGCGCATCGACAACCTGTTCGACAAGGCCTATGCCGACCGCGCAGACTTCGCCTTCGGCAACTACCGCTATTTCCCGGCGCAGGGTCGCGCGGTGTTCGTGTCGCTCGACTACATCTCCCGTTAG
- a CDS encoding patatin-like phospholipase family protein produces MNKKAVKTALFVVFCLGLAAALPAQEAPPRDGAARPRIGLVLSGGGARGAAHIGVLKVLEENHIPIDAIAGTSMGAVVGGLYATGLSALDVERVMTSVDWQDAFRDRPARTDLNFRRKLEDQNFLVKFPLGLKGRRFRLPRGLVQGQKLTQILRSLTLPVAQIQRFDDLAIPFRAVATDIVTGERVVLDHGDLTTAMRASLSAPGVFAPVDLDGRMLVDGGLSSNLPVDVARAMGVDILIVVDCGFPLLDRSKLESVATVSNQMLAILIRHNTELQRKALTGRDIVIDPALGDFSSLDFTEHQKAMDIGEQAALGSLARLQELSVAPAEFKRIVDARAAKRKDLPRIEFLRIEPGSERYAGAIESLFGDQIGKVADGNRLEKRVSELYGQGNLEIFDYRLMQNDPLPGDPPEYGLALTTRRNSWGPNYLRFGLALQNDFEGNSSFNAAARGTLAEITKYGGEWLWDVQIGETPRVATEIYLPVGYRSRWFVAPHAQFQIRTLAIADEDERILAEYRVRSTDYGIDLGRELGNYAEIRIGGGRSVGEARVRVGDPLLPPSQFDAHNFFAEYRYDSLDDVNFPKHGSSFTLAWQGEREGRGDAESADLLLFDQLYAHSWGRNTAILWTSAGTRLDSDVTIVRSFFSLGGFFNLSGITPETLVGPHFAIARGIFYRQIGQGGQGFLNVPVYLGASIEKGNVWDSRRDISFSSARTNGSVFVGMDTLFGPVYFATGFDDGGGSAYYLFLGRTF; encoded by the coding sequence ATGAATAAGAAAGCAGTAAAAACAGCGCTGTTCGTCGTGTTCTGCCTCGGGCTCGCGGCGGCGTTGCCCGCGCAGGAAGCGCCGCCGCGGGACGGCGCCGCCCGCCCGCGCATCGGCCTCGTACTCTCGGGTGGCGGCGCACGCGGCGCCGCGCACATCGGCGTGCTCAAGGTGCTCGAGGAAAACCACATCCCGATCGACGCCATCGCCGGCACCAGCATGGGTGCGGTGGTCGGCGGGCTGTACGCCACGGGCCTGTCCGCGCTCGATGTGGAGCGCGTGATGACCTCGGTCGACTGGCAGGACGCATTTCGCGACCGCCCGGCGCGCACCGACCTCAACTTCCGCCGCAAGCTCGAGGATCAGAATTTTCTCGTCAAGTTCCCGCTCGGGCTCAAGGGGCGCCGCTTCCGGCTGCCGCGTGGTCTCGTGCAGGGGCAGAAACTCACGCAGATCCTGCGCTCGCTGACGCTGCCCGTGGCGCAGATCCAGCGCTTCGACGACCTGGCCATTCCGTTTCGCGCGGTCGCGACGGATATCGTGACGGGCGAGCGCGTCGTCCTCGATCACGGCGACCTGACTACTGCGATGCGCGCCAGCCTGTCGGCGCCCGGCGTGTTCGCGCCCGTGGATCTCGACGGCCGCATGCTGGTGGATGGCGGCCTCTCCTCCAACCTGCCGGTGGACGTGGCGCGCGCCATGGGCGTGGACATCCTGATCGTGGTCGATTGCGGCTTCCCGCTGCTCGATCGCAGCAAGCTCGAGTCGGTCGCCACCGTGTCGAACCAGATGCTGGCGATCCTCATTCGCCACAACACCGAGCTGCAGCGCAAGGCGCTCACCGGGCGCGACATCGTCATCGATCCGGCGCTCGGCGATTTCTCTTCGCTCGATTTCACCGAACATCAGAAGGCGATGGACATCGGCGAGCAGGCCGCGCTCGGATCGCTGGCGCGCCTGCAGGAGCTGTCGGTGGCGCCCGCGGAATTCAAGCGCATCGTCGATGCGCGCGCCGCCAAGCGCAAAGATCTGCCGCGCATCGAGTTCCTGCGCATCGAGCCTGGTTCGGAGCGGTATGCCGGCGCCATCGAATCGCTGTTCGGCGACCAGATCGGCAAGGTGGCCGACGGCAACCGGCTCGAGAAACGCGTCAGCGAGTTGTACGGGCAGGGCAATCTCGAGATTTTCGACTACCGGCTCATGCAGAACGATCCGCTGCCGGGCGATCCGCCCGAATACGGGCTGGCGCTCACCACGCGGCGCAATTCCTGGGGTCCGAACTACCTGCGTTTCGGACTCGCGCTGCAGAACGATTTCGAAGGCAATTCCTCGTTCAACGCGGCGGCCCGCGGCACGCTCGCCGAGATCACCAAGTACGGCGGCGAGTGGCTGTGGGACGTGCAGATCGGCGAGACGCCGCGCGTCGCCACCGAGATCTATCTACCGGTCGGGTACCGCTCGCGCTGGTTCGTCGCGCCGCATGCGCAGTTCCAGATCCGCACCCTGGCGATCGCGGACGAGGACGAACGGATTCTGGCGGAATATCGCGTGCGTTCGACCGACTACGGAATCGACCTGGGGCGCGAGCTCGGCAACTACGCCGAGATCCGTATCGGCGGCGGGCGCAGCGTCGGGGAGGCGCGCGTGCGGGTCGGCGATCCGTTGTTGCCGCCGTCGCAGTTCGACGCGCACAACTTCTTCGCCGAGTATCGCTACGACTCGCTGGACGACGTCAATTTTCCGAAGCATGGCAGCTCATTCACGCTTGCCTGGCAGGGCGAGCGGGAAGGGCGCGGCGATGCCGAGAGTGCGGACCTGTTGTTGTTCGACCAGCTGTACGCGCATTCGTGGGGGCGCAACACCGCGATCCTGTGGACCTCGGCCGGAACGCGGCTGGACTCCGACGTGACCATCGTCCGCTCGTTCTTCTCGCTGGGCGGGTTCTTCAATCTGTCGGGCATCACGCCCGAGACCTTGGTGGGCCCGCACTTCGCCATCGCGCGCGGCATCTTTTACCGCCAGATCGGCCAGGGCGGACAGGGATTCCTGAACGTGCCCGTGTATCTCGGCGCGTCGATCGAAAAGGGCAATGTGTGGGATTCGCGCCGGGATATCTCTTTCAGCAGCGCGCGTACCAACGGCAGCGTGTTCGTCGGAATGGATACGTTGTTTGGCCCTGTCTACTTCGCGACCGGGTTCGATGACGGCGGCGGGTCCGCGTACTACCTGTTTCTAGGCAGAACGTTTTAA
- a CDS encoding GNAT family N-acetyltransferase, with protein sequence MTKKRTPAKVRPVKPEDFDAWKPLWDEYNAFYERTGPTALSDEVHETLWRRFFDASEPVFCIVAERDGKMVGICHYLYHRSTSRLEPVCYLQDLFTAPEERGHGIGRALITAVYHLAENHGCKRVYWQTHTTNTPGRTLYDKVAKHFGFIVYAKDV encoded by the coding sequence ATGACGAAGAAACGCACGCCCGCCAAAGTACGTCCGGTCAAACCCGAGGACTTCGATGCCTGGAAGCCCTTGTGGGACGAGTACAACGCGTTCTACGAACGCACCGGTCCCACCGCGTTATCCGATGAAGTGCACGAGACCTTGTGGCGGCGGTTCTTCGACGCCAGCGAGCCGGTGTTTTGCATCGTCGCGGAACGCGACGGCAAGATGGTTGGCATCTGCCACTACCTCTATCACCGCAGCACCTCGCGTCTCGAGCCGGTGTGTTACCTGCAGGATCTTTTCACGGCGCCCGAGGAGCGCGGCCATGGGATCGGCCGCGCGCTCATCACGGCCGTGTATCACCTCGCGGAGAATCACGGCTGCAAGCGTGTGTACTGGCAGACACATACCACCAACACGCCGGGGCGCACGTTGTATGACAAGGTGGCGAAGCACTTCGGTTTCATCGTCTACGCGAAGGATGTTTGA
- a CDS encoding DUF2059 domain-containing protein, with the protein MNRIFCAAFLLAATIAVADPAPDQTNSARPEQQVLTLINLMRTDELLANAARDGVRRAHSEKKISDEARKCAERIDRSRFTALVAKIYAERLNPEELDKAIEFYRTEAGKKYTRYIFERAKGKPIGQFTTGEEMRINQFGQTSYGRKLLTSSILEGAEDIRMTTAAAINEAIAGCNAEPAPVK; encoded by the coding sequence ATGAACCGTATTTTCTGCGCCGCTTTTTTGCTCGCCGCGACCATTGCCGTCGCCGATCCGGCACCCGATCAAACGAATTCCGCCAGGCCGGAGCAGCAGGTATTGACCCTCATCAATCTCATGCGCACCGACGAACTCCTGGCGAACGCGGCCCGCGACGGCGTACGCCGCGCGCATTCCGAAAAGAAGATCAGCGATGAGGCGCGCAAGTGCGCCGAGCGGATCGATCGCTCCCGTTTCACCGCGCTCGTCGCGAAGATCTATGCGGAACGGCTCAACCCGGAGGAACTGGACAAGGCCATCGAGTTCTACCGCACGGAAGCCGGAAAAAAATATACGCGTTACATCTTCGAGCGCGCCAAGGGAAAGCCCATCGGGCAATTCACCACCGGCGAGGAAATGAGGATCAACCAGTTCGGCCAGACTTCGTACGGCCGCAAGCTGCTGACCTCCTCGATCCTCGAAGGCGCGGAAGACATTCGCATGACCACCGCCGCCGCCATCAACGAAGCCATCGCCGGGTGCAATGCCGAACCGGCGCCGGTGAAGTAG
- a CDS encoding RIO1 family regulatory kinase/ATPase produces the protein MSPLKSDTFGTISRSGNTVIRDARAARPWARWLARHLLRREHRALTRLALKQGIDGIPRVLDLSPGVLIRSWIEGAPMQIARPRDPAYFRAASKLVRRLHAANVIHNDLAKETNWLVTPDGRPALVDFQLAMTLTRRGSLARALGHDDIRHLLKHKRSYLPEALTARERRILAKPSLPSRLWMASGKRIYLFITRRIFGWRDREGAGDRVS, from the coding sequence ATGTCCCCTTTAAAGAGCGATACCTTTGGGACCATCTCGCGCAGCGGCAACACCGTCATACGTGATGCCCGCGCCGCGCGACCGTGGGCGCGCTGGCTCGCGCGGCATCTGCTGCGACGCGAGCACCGCGCGTTGACGCGCCTGGCATTGAAACAGGGCATCGACGGCATTCCGCGCGTGCTCGACCTGTCGCCCGGCGTGCTCATCCGCAGCTGGATCGAGGGCGCTCCCATGCAGATCGCCCGTCCACGCGATCCCGCGTATTTTCGCGCCGCCTCGAAACTGGTCCGCCGGCTCCACGCCGCGAACGTCATCCACAACGATCTCGCCAAGGAAACCAACTGGCTGGTCACGCCCGACGGCCGCCCCGCGCTGGTCGATTTCCAGCTGGCGATGACGCTCACGCGCCGCGGCTCGTTGGCGCGCGCGCTCGGGCACGACGACATCCGGCACCTGCTCAAACACAAGCGCAGCTATCTACCGGAGGCGCTGACCGCGCGCGAACGGCGCATCCTAGCGAAACCTTCGCTGCCGTCGCGCCTGTGGATGGCCAGCGGCAAGCGAATCTATCTATTCATCACGCGGCGAATCTTCGGCTGGCGCGATCGCGAAGGCGCCGGCGACCGTGTCAGCTGA